catgtccccacatccccccgtgtctcttgtccccatgtccccccatgtcccctgtgtcccatggcccccccatatccccccaccccgccacgtCCCCACATGTCCCCACGTCCTGttccccccgccgtgtccccaggcGACGGTGGCCGCTTTCGCGGCCAGCGAGGGCCACGCTCACCCGCGGGTGGTGGAGCTCCCCAAGACGGAGGAGGGGCTGGGCTTCAACATCATGGGGGGCAAGGAGCAGAACTCCCCCATCTACATCTCCCGCGTCATCCCG
This genomic window from Larus michahellis unplaced genomic scaffold, bLarMic1.1 SCAFFOLD_626, whole genome shotgun sequence contains:
- the LOC141737269 gene encoding protein lin-7 homolog B-like; the encoded protein is MSPHVPCVPWPPHIPPPRHVPTCPHVLFPPPCPQATVAAFAASEGHAHPRVVELPKTEEGLGFNIMGGKEQNSPIYISRVIPGGVADRHGGLKRGDQLLSVNGVSVEGEQHERAVELLKAAQGSVKLVVRYTPRVLEEMEARFEKLRTARRRQHNSYS